The Arcanobacterium wilhelmae region CCGTTGTCATTCCGAAAGTGAAGACCGCCTCAGACAAGGCGGACGCTGTGATGGAGGTGGTGCGTTCGCGCCGGCGTCACATGAGTTCCGAGGCGGTTGGCGCGCTCGTTGATGCACTCGGAAGCGACGTTCGGGAATTACTTGCCGCGGTCTCTCAGTTGCTTGCGGATGTGGAAGGTCGGATCGAAGAAACCCACGTGCATACATATTTTGCTGGTCGCCTCGAAGCAACGGGGTTTAACGTTGCCGATGCCATGGTAGCGGGGCAGACGGCCCGTGCTGTGCAACTTGCTCGGCATGCTATGGCGACGGGCACATCTCCTGTCGCGATCGTCTCGGCGTTGGCGTTCTCGCTACGCCAGATGGCACAGGTGCTCGGTGCGCGTTCGTCGAAGCTCGGTGTGAAAGTGCAGATGGCGCCGTGGCAAATGGATCGTGCAAAGAGAAGCATCCGGAACTGGAGCGTTGCTGGCCTTGGGCGAGCGATCGAGCTCGTCGCAGCTGCCGACGCAGAGGTTAAAGGGGGGTCGCGTGATCCAGGGTTTGCCCTTGAGCGAGCGATTGTGAGGATTGGGCGAATTCGTAAGAGAGGATAATTCGCGTTTCGTTCCTCTGATAAAAAGTGACGTAGGTCCTAAAATGAAAGTGTGAGCCGCGTATCAATACAAGAACGCGGACTAAATGAAAAGGAGATAAGGTGCGTATTGGAGTACCAAATGAGTCTCGCCATGGCGAGGCCCTGGTCGCTACCACGCCTGATACTGCTGGGAAACTCATCAAACTCGGCTACGACGTTGTTGTCGAGAGCGGTGCGGGGGAGCGTGCAGCATACCCTGATCAGCAGTACGTAGAGGCAGGGGCTTCCATAGTTTCACGCGACGAGGTGTGGACAAGCGATATCGTCGTCACACTTGACACGCCACAGGATTCCGAACTCGATCTCATGGCTCGAGGCGCGACGCTGGTTTCGCGGCTTGCGCCAAAGCGTAACGAAGCAACGATCCAGGCTTTGGCTGAGCGAGGGCTGACAGGGCTATCGATGGACATGGTTCCGCGTATCTCGCGTGCCCAGTCAATGGATGTTCTCTCGTCGATGGCCAACCTTGCCGGTTATCGCGCGGTGATCGAGGCCGCTAACGCATATGGGCGTCTCTTTTCTGGCCAGGTTACGGCTGCGGGTAAGATGCCGCCGGCGAATGTGTACGTGATCGGCGCCGGCGTTGCAGGTCTGGCTGCGATCGGTACTGCTCACTCGATGGGCGCGCAGGTATTCGCAACGGACGTCCGCGAAGAGACAGCCGAGCAGGTGGAGTCGATGGGCGGAAGCTTCGTGGCGATTCCAGTTGCCGGCCAGAAGAGCGAGGATGGATACGCGAAGGAGATGACGGCAGATCAGGCACAGGCTGCCGCGAAACTCTACGCTCAGGAAGCCGCGAAAGCCGATATTGTCATCACCACGGCCAATATTCCGGGCCGCACCTCACCGATCCTTTTGGACGATGCTGCGGTCGCTGCGATGAAACCAGGCTCGGTGATCGTCGATATGGCTGCCGCGAACGGCGGCAACGTCACTCTGACGCGATCTGGCGAAGCAGTCGTCACAGATGGTGGCGTCACTATCATCGGCTATTCCGATTTGGCTGGGCGCCTGCCGGGGCAGGCCTCGCAGCTCTACGGCCAGAACTTGGTGAACTTCTTCAAGCTCACCACGCCGGAGAAGGATGGCGTGCTCAACCTTGATCTGAACGACGAGGTCGTTCGCCAGATGGCCGTGACTGTCGAGGGGGAGGTGTTCTTCCCGCCACCGCCGGTCAAGGTCTCGGCTGCTCCCGCAAAGTCGCAGACTGCGCCAGTTGCGGAGCCTGCGC contains the following coding sequences:
- the holA gene encoding DNA polymerase III subunit delta; translated protein: MQWNEIQAAPVVLIKSEEPVFADRAWELLRDQLRHRDPNTEFVRVDAAQYQPGQLAALASPSLFAEPKCLYVPALETLDTPLQADLATYLESPEPDVVVLLRHNGGVRGKKVLEELAAAAVPTVVIPKVKTASDKADAVMEVVRSRRRHMSSEAVGALVDALGSDVRELLAAVSQLLADVEGRIEETHVHTYFAGRLEATGFNVADAMVAGQTARAVQLARHAMATGTSPVAIVSALAFSLRQMAQVLGARSSKLGVKVQMAPWQMDRAKRSIRNWSVAGLGRAIELVAAADAEVKGGSRDPGFALERAIVRIGRIRKRG
- a CDS encoding Re/Si-specific NAD(P)(+) transhydrogenase subunit alpha, which produces MRIGVPNESRHGEALVATTPDTAGKLIKLGYDVVVESGAGERAAYPDQQYVEAGASIVSRDEVWTSDIVVTLDTPQDSELDLMARGATLVSRLAPKRNEATIQALAERGLTGLSMDMVPRISRAQSMDVLSSMANLAGYRAVIEAANAYGRLFSGQVTAAGKMPPANVYVIGAGVAGLAAIGTAHSMGAQVFATDVREETAEQVESMGGSFVAIPVAGQKSEDGYAKEMTADQAQAAAKLYAQEAAKADIVITTANIPGRTSPILLDDAAVAAMKPGSVIVDMAAANGGNVTLTRSGEAVVTDGGVTIIGYSDLAGRLPGQASQLYGQNLVNFFKLTTPEKDGVLNLDLNDEVVRQMAVTVEGEVFFPPPPVKVSAAPAKSQTAPVAEPAPEPEPKSWLARYWWALVAAVVLGVLIFLAPPAIASHFMVFALAVVVGFYVITNVTHSLHTPLMSVTNAISGIIVVGAILQVGANNVAVQILAAIAVAVASINVFGGFAVTERMLKMFRRS